A genome region from Camarhynchus parvulus chromosome 15, STF_HiC, whole genome shotgun sequence includes the following:
- the RTN4R gene encoding reticulon-4 receptor: protein MKRAIAEGSKLLILVLCLNIPSEVESCPGACVCYSEPKITISCQQQGLTAIPTEIPIQSQRIFLHNNRITLVRATSFTSCRNMTILWIHSNNISLIEPGAFYGLTKLEELDLSDNTNLKSINPVTFRGLVHLHTLHLDRCGLLELSTGLFRGLFSLQYLYLQDNNLQILLDDTFIDLANLTYLFLHGNKIKSLSENVFRGLINLDRLLLHQNRVSLVHRRAFHDLGKVMTLYLFNNNLTVLTGDTMAPLVSLQYLRLNGNQWICDCQARSLWNWFKQFKGSSSELECHLPPRLAGRDLKRLQSSELDSCVDSFNQIRTSVFSTKTRSGKLPTGLPPLGSHDGSSKCCQPEMDKSFIYEAKGKAGPSSHSSRSSNNHLKEKENMSRPKYMETDRSKNGSNKQINDSPFGTFPSIVDPPLTKLRPEFLEPIEPSTVPTKKRQGCSKKNRSKAQCRLTQQGNSSTLQLSLSLLIPPLVWSLLLFC from the coding sequence GAAGCAAACTGCTGATTTTGGTGCTTTGCTTGAACATCCCATCAGAAGTGGAGTCCTGCCCCGGGGCGTGTGTATGCTACAGTGAACCCAAGATCACcatcagctgccagcagcaggggctgacAGCCATCCCCACGGAGATCCCCATCCAGAGCCAGCGCATCTTCCTGCACAACAACCGGATCACCCTGGTGAGGGCCACCAGCTTCACCTCCTGCCGCAACATGACCATCCTGTGGATCCACTCCAACAACATCAGCCTCATCGAGCCCGGGGCCTTCTACGGCCTCACcaagctggaggagctggaccTCAGCGACAACACGAACCTGAAATCCATCAACCCCGTCACCTTCCGGGGGCTCGTGCACCTCCACACCCTCCACCTGGATCGCTGtgggctcctggagctctccaCAGGGCTTTTCCGAGGGTTGTTCTCCTTGCAGTACCTCTACCTTCAGGATAATAACCTCCAGATCCTGCTGGACGACACCTTCATCGACCTGGCAAACCTCACGTACCTGTTTTTGCACGGGAACAAGATCAAGAGCCTGTCGGAGAACGTCTTCCGCGGGCTGATCAACCTGGAccggctgctgctgcaccagaaCAGGGTGAGCCTGGTGCACCGGCGTGCCTTCCACGACCTGGGGAAGGTGATGACCTTGTACCTGTTCAACAACAACCTGACCGTGCTCACGGGGGACACCATGGcccccctggtgtccctgcagtACCTGCGCCTCAACGGCAACCAGTGGATCTGCGACTGCCAGGCCCGCTCGCTCTGGAATTGGTTTAAGCAGTTCAAGGGCTCCTCCTCGGAGCTGGAGTGCCACCTGCCCCCTCGCCTGGCGGGGCGGGACCTGAAGCGGCTGCAGAGCTCGGAGCTGGACAGCTGCGTGGACTCCTTCAACCAGATCCGCACCAGCGTCTTCAGCACCAAAACCAGGTCGGGGAAGCTGCCGACGGGGCTGCCCCCGCTGGGCTCCCACGACGGCTCCTCCAAGTGCTGCCAGCCAGAGATGGACAAGTCCTTTATTTACGAGGCCAAGGGCAAGGCAGGGccctcctcccacagcagccGCTCATCCAACAACCACCTCAAGGAGAAGGAGAACATGTCCAGGCCCAAGTACATGGAGACGGACCGTTCCAAAAACGGCAGCAACAAGCAGATAAATGATTCCCCCTTTGGGACCTTCCCCAGCATTGTAGACCCTCCTTTGACCAAGTTGAGACCCGAATTTCTAGAGCCCATTGAACCTTCCACAGTCCCAACCAAAaagaggcagggctgctctAAAAAGAACAGATCAAAGGCCCAGTGCCGCCTCACCCAGCAGGGGAACAGCTCCACGTTACAGCTCAGCCTAAGCCTTTTGATCCCCCCCTTGGTGTGGAGCTTACTGTTATTCTGCTAA